One window of the Fimbriimonadaceae bacterium genome contains the following:
- a CDS encoding outer membrane beta-barrel protein, whose translation MLSKIGSPSCKTRYLHQTIQTLAFVITIPAAPANGSWVTRTSIWIWALCTALYTSIALPALADEPCASLSCTSPDGWQYGAYLDVSYPLNFNFPENHLWRNRSTVPRHNELSPNMAMAYVRKAAAPGAEWGMELAVQGGYDSREFAFLPGEPKLSGADTLRHVGLANVSYWVPKGDGLTLTAGLFSSFLGSESLYAKDNVHYTRAWTSDYSPYQMFGVNAVYRMNKNVTLSGFIVNGYAHLSRPNDHPSYGFQLTFTPLPCVTISHTLYAGPDQQRTDLDFWRYYLSNVMKWEDRKFFVTLTYDVGTENIADRPGAPRAFVMGGNASIGWKFASSAYAAIRPEFYWDRNGQWTGSEQFVQAMTTTLDYAPFSDRGPRVFSKTHVRLEYRWDDSTGVNGGFFRRGDISPGVPGLTGSQHLIVLGLLWTFDRESS comes from the coding sequence AATCGGATCTCCAAGTTGCAAGACCCGCTACCTTCATCAAACCATTCAAACATTGGCCTTTGTGATCACCATACCCGCTGCTCCAGCCAACGGCTCCTGGGTGACCCGGACCTCCATATGGATCTGGGCGCTCTGTACCGCGCTGTACACTTCGATCGCGTTGCCGGCGTTAGCCGATGAGCCGTGCGCCTCCCTCTCCTGCACGTCCCCGGATGGCTGGCAGTATGGAGCCTACCTCGATGTCAGCTATCCGCTGAACTTCAATTTCCCTGAGAACCATCTCTGGCGAAACCGCTCCACCGTGCCACGCCATAACGAACTCAGCCCGAATATGGCCATGGCCTATGTGCGTAAGGCGGCGGCTCCCGGTGCTGAATGGGGCATGGAATTGGCGGTGCAAGGCGGCTATGACTCACGGGAGTTCGCGTTCCTCCCGGGCGAGCCGAAACTTTCCGGTGCCGACACGCTGCGCCATGTCGGCCTCGCGAACGTGTCGTACTGGGTCCCGAAAGGTGACGGCCTCACGTTGACCGCGGGCCTGTTCAGTAGTTTTCTCGGCTCCGAAAGTCTCTACGCAAAGGACAACGTCCATTACACACGGGCTTGGACCTCGGACTACAGCCCCTATCAGATGTTCGGCGTCAATGCGGTCTACCGCATGAACAAGAACGTGACGCTTTCTGGATTCATCGTGAACGGCTATGCCCATCTGTCCCGGCCAAACGATCACCCCAGTTATGGCTTTCAACTGACGTTCACGCCGCTGCCATGCGTGACAATTAGTCATACACTCTATGCCGGACCGGACCAGCAGCGAACTGATCTCGATTTTTGGCGGTACTATCTGAGCAATGTCATGAAGTGGGAAGACCGGAAGTTCTTCGTCACCCTAACCTATGATGTGGGTACGGAAAATATCGCCGATCGGCCTGGCGCCCCGCGTGCATTCGTGATGGGTGGGAATGCCAGCATCGGCTGGAAATTCGCGTCCAGTGCGTATGCGGCAATCCGGCCGGAATTCTACTGGGACCGCAACGGGCAATGGACGGGCAGCGAACAATTCGTGCAGGCCATGACGACCACGCTGGACTACGCGCCGTTCTCTGATCGCGGGCCACGCGTCTTCAGCAAGACTCACGTGCGGCTTGAGTACCGATGGGACGACTCGACAGGGGTCAACGGCGGGTTCTTCAGACGAGGCGACATCTCGCCGGGTGTGCCGGGCCTGACCGGCTCCCAACACCTGATCGTCCTCGGCCTCTTATGGACCTTCGACCGAGAGTCATCGTAA
- a CDS encoding DsrE family protein codes for MSKVAIVVLADTDTHEGLGRVVNAMEAVKEFKDAHDDVQLIFDGAGPKWIPELEKPDHMAHGLYVAVKDRIGGACDFCAGAFGVKDKVVACGVKLAGEYDGHPSFKKLVSQGYQVITF; via the coding sequence ATGTCCAAAGTTGCGATCGTGGTATTGGCCGACACCGACACCCATGAAGGATTGGGACGCGTAGTGAACGCGATGGAGGCCGTCAAAGAATTCAAAGACGCCCATGACGACGTGCAACTGATTTTCGACGGGGCCGGGCCGAAATGGATCCCCGAGTTGGAAAAGCCCGATCACATGGCCCACGGGCTCTATGTGGCGGTGAAAGACCGCATCGGCGGGGCGTGCGACTTTTGCGCCGGAGCTTTCGGTGTGAAGGACAAAGTCGTGGCCTGCGGCGTCAAACTGGCCGGCGAGTACGACGGCCATCCCAGCTTCAAGAAGCTCGTGTCTCAGGGGTACCAGGTCATTACATTCTAA
- a CDS encoding helix-turn-helix transcriptional regulator, which yields MKQISRQSAPERSARMVETIYGCKWSLTVYRLLANGINRPGEMVRSVEGLTTKVLNECLRKNVAFGIIERIAYNEIPPRVEYAVTPFGRKFIRILDALEQLQDDIAAEL from the coding sequence GTGAAACAAATCTCCCGGCAATCGGCTCCGGAGCGGAGCGCCAGAATGGTCGAAACGATCTACGGGTGTAAATGGTCGCTGACGGTCTATCGACTGTTGGCGAACGGGATCAATCGGCCGGGTGAGATGGTGCGCAGCGTCGAGGGGCTGACGACTAAAGTGCTTAACGAGTGTCTGCGCAAGAACGTGGCGTTCGGCATCATTGAACGCATCGCCTATAACGAAATTCCTCCCCGCGTGGAATATGCGGTCACTCCGTTCGGCAGGAAGTTTATCCGCATTCTGGATGCGCTCGAGCAGTTGCAAGATGACATTGCCGCAGAGCTCTAA
- a CDS encoding SDR family oxidoreductase, translated as MQPVDQPIALIVGGSSGIGRATAQLLLERAIPTVIVANRSSKLEQAKSELASFGPVDSFQANLSEPKDVQRLIAFIGNHDRHIKYVVNAAGYFKPTPFLDHTGEDYDTYLDLNRALFFISQAVAKNMAANGGGSIVHIGSMWAQQAIKATPSSAYSMAKAGLHALTQHMAMELAAHKIRVNAVSPAVVKTPIYGAFIDPPHIDATLSTFDSFHPIGRIGTAEDVGRTIAFLLSDDAQWVTGAVWDVDGGVMAGRN; from the coding sequence ATGCAACCCGTCGATCAACCCATCGCGCTCATTGTTGGAGGGTCCAGTGGAATCGGTCGTGCCACGGCGCAACTATTACTCGAGCGAGCCATTCCAACCGTGATTGTCGCCAACCGATCGTCCAAACTGGAGCAAGCCAAAAGCGAACTGGCCTCGTTCGGTCCGGTGGACTCGTTTCAAGCGAACTTGTCTGAGCCGAAAGATGTGCAGCGCCTGATCGCATTCATCGGCAATCACGACCGCCACATCAAGTACGTGGTGAACGCCGCGGGCTATTTCAAGCCGACGCCGTTTCTCGATCATACCGGCGAAGACTACGATACGTATCTGGATCTGAACCGGGCCCTCTTTTTCATCTCGCAAGCCGTCGCCAAGAATATGGCGGCCAACGGCGGCGGCTCCATCGTGCATATTGGGTCGATGTGGGCGCAACAGGCCATTAAAGCGACGCCGTCCTCCGCCTATTCGATGGCAAAGGCCGGCTTGCACGCGCTGACGCAGCATATGGCGATGGAACTGGCCGCCCACAAGATTCGTGTCAACGCGGTGTCGCCGGCCGTGGTCAAGACGCCGATCTATGGAGCCTTCATCGACCCACCCCACATCGACGCCACGTTGTCCACCTTCGACAGTTTTCACCCGATCGGCCGGATCGGCACGGCGGAGGATGTCGGTCGAACCATCGCATTCCTATTGAGCGACGACGCGCAATGGGTGACCGGTGCGGTGTGGGATGTTGACGGCGGCGTGATGGCCGGACGGAATTAG
- a CDS encoding 4-oxalocrotonate tautomerase family protein — protein MPLAQLKGLSGYLSAEQKAELIRKVTDAIVSVEGEGLRSVTWVILEEVPSGQWGVGGTPVTTEALRKMAAQGR, from the coding sequence ATGCCGCTTGCACAATTGAAAGGACTCAGCGGGTATCTCAGCGCGGAGCAGAAGGCCGAGCTGATTCGGAAGGTCACGGACGCAATCGTGTCCGTGGAAGGAGAGGGGTTGCGATCCGTGACCTGGGTCATCCTTGAAGAGGTGCCGTCCGGCCAATGGGGCGTCGGCGGAACACCTGTGACCACGGAGGCTCTGAGGAAGATGGCCGCACAAGGCCGATAA
- a CDS encoding carboxymuconolactone decarboxylase family protein — translation MKFQVHTTESAPDASRATLDSTVKKYGFLPNLFGVLAESPTAVQAYAAINKALEQSALSPVEQQVVTLTVSAVNNCAYCVGAHSVVATMVRMPEDVLAALRDQHPLPDRKLDALRTLVLSVLRHRGWVPEGELEQAAAAGYTQRHVLDVLTIVALKTLSNYVNHIAHTPLDPQFAAQAWKSSAATVG, via the coding sequence ATGAAGTTTCAAGTGCATACAACAGAGTCGGCTCCGGATGCCTCGCGCGCGACATTGGATAGCACGGTGAAGAAATACGGGTTTCTGCCGAATCTATTCGGTGTCCTCGCAGAGTCTCCCACGGCGGTGCAGGCCTATGCGGCCATCAACAAGGCACTTGAACAGAGCGCACTGTCCCCGGTGGAGCAGCAGGTGGTGACCTTGACCGTCAGTGCCGTCAATAATTGTGCCTACTGCGTGGGGGCCCACTCCGTGGTCGCGACAATGGTCCGTATGCCGGAAGATGTGCTCGCCGCGTTACGGGATCAACATCCCTTGCCCGACAGGAAGCTCGATGCGCTGCGCACACTAGTCCTGTCCGTCCTGCGTCATCGCGGCTGGGTACCGGAGGGTGAGCTGGAGCAGGCCGCGGCGGCCGGCTATACCCAGCGTCATGTCTTGGATGTGTTGACGATCGTCGCGCTCAAGACGTTGAGCAATTATGTGAATCACATTGCCCACACGCCGCTCGATCCGCAGTTTGCCGCGCAGGCGTGGAAATCGTCGGCTGCGACCGTCGGCTGA
- a CDS encoding cytochrome c codes for MKLLTVALILGLAIVIFVTPRLLPAEQSAPTPSLNMSPDLQQLFQAEMRELLLGTQRIAGALPIANWDGIADSAMAMRNSYVLEQTLTTTQRHDLEQLPEQFKAFDEAFHLRAEKLAHAAKATDAEAVSFHFSRLLDTCVACHSTYATSTFPNFRSEGGVEHRH; via the coding sequence ATGAAATTACTAACGGTCGCGCTCATTCTCGGCCTCGCCATCGTGATCTTTGTGACGCCGAGGCTTCTGCCGGCGGAGCAGTCGGCACCGACCCCTAGCCTCAACATGTCCCCGGACCTTCAGCAGCTGTTTCAGGCAGAGATGAGGGAGCTTCTGCTTGGCACGCAGCGCATTGCGGGGGCGCTACCGATCGCGAACTGGGACGGCATCGCCGACTCCGCCATGGCCATGCGGAACAGCTACGTGCTTGAGCAGACACTCACGACAACCCAGAGGCACGACCTCGAACAGCTCCCCGAACAATTCAAGGCCTTCGATGAAGCGTTTCATTTGAGAGCCGAGAAGCTTGCCCACGCGGCCAAGGCCACGGACGCCGAGGCCGTCTCGTTTCACTTCTCCCGGCTGCTGGATACCTGTGTTGCCTGTCATTCGACATATGCCACATCGACGTTTCCGAACTTTCGATCCGAAGGAGGAGTTGAGCACCGTCATTAG